A genome region from Halorussus pelagicus includes the following:
- a CDS encoding 30S ribosomal protein S4: protein MALGQNTKFYETPNHPYQGERISEERSLLDRYGLQNKQELWRAQSKLRSYRREARNILAQRAQGDTEMVEGEEFVTALQRIGVLDDGDELDDVLLLDVTDVLERRLQTVAYRKGLGNTPNQARQFVVHGHVTVDGQRVQAPSYKVEVAEESAVEFEENSPLSDELHPERAEGNE from the coding sequence ATGGCGCTCGGACAGAACACCAAGTTCTACGAGACGCCGAACCATCCCTATCAGGGCGAGCGTATCTCCGAGGAACGCAGTCTCCTCGACCGCTACGGCCTGCAGAACAAGCAAGAACTCTGGCGCGCCCAGTCGAAGCTTCGTAGCTACCGCCGCGAAGCCCGGAACATCCTCGCGCAGCGAGCGCAGGGTGACACCGAGATGGTTGAGGGCGAAGAGTTCGTCACGGCACTCCAGCGAATCGGCGTCCTCGACGACGGCGACGAACTGGACGATGTCCTGCTGCTGGACGTAACCGACGTGCTGGAGCGGCGTCTTCAGACAGTTGCCTACCGCAAAGGTCTGGGCAACACGCCGAATCAGGCTCGACAGTTCGTCGTCCACGGACACGTTACCGTTGACGGCCAGCGCGTGCAGGCTCCCTCGTACAAGGTCGAAGTGGCCGAGGAGTCCGCTGTCGAGTTCGAGGAGAACAGTCCGCTGTCGGACGAACTCCACCCCGAACGAGCGGAGGGTAACGAATGA
- a CDS encoding 30S ribosomal protein S13, translating into MSTEEPQEEDEDLRYFVRIGQTDLDGTKSVERSLSELNGIGRRAARIIADKTGVDRTATFGRLEDDEIDTVVEAVENFADEVPEWLANHRNEYFSGETTHQTGNDLNMTRRQDINRMKMIDSYKGVRHKRGQKVRGQRTRSTGRTEGTIGVNVEEIKEEQAAEEAADEGGEE; encoded by the coding sequence ATGAGTACGGAAGAACCACAGGAGGAAGACGAGGACCTCCGCTATTTCGTCCGCATCGGGCAAACCGACCTCGATGGGACGAAGTCCGTCGAACGATCCCTGAGCGAACTGAACGGGATCGGTCGCCGAGCGGCGCGAATCATCGCCGACAAGACCGGCGTAGATCGCACGGCGACGTTCGGACGCCTCGAAGACGACGAGATCGATACCGTCGTCGAGGCCGTCGAGAACTTCGCCGACGAGGTCCCTGAATGGCTCGCTAACCACCGCAACGAGTACTTCTCCGGAGAGACGACCCACCAGACGGGCAACGACCTGAACATGACCCGTCGACAGGACATCAACCGGATGAAGATGATCGACTCGTACAAGGGCGTCCGCCACAAGCGTGGCCAGAAGGTCCGCGGACAGCGCACCCGTTCGACGGGGCGTACCGAGGGCACCATCGGCGTCAACGTCGAGGAGATCAAAGAAGAGCAGGCGGCCGAAGAGGCCGCAGACGAGGGTGGTGAAGAATAA
- the moaA gene encoding GTP 3',8-cyclase MoaA translates to MLEDDFGREVSGVRVSLTDRCNFDCVYCHNEGLGDTRGPMDPQDDEMSADEVVRFLEVAHEFGVGKVKFTGGEPMLRQDLEEIIRRTPDEMEVSMTTNGTFLPGRAPDLVDAGLERVNVSQDALDPEAFAEVTQSGAYDKVIEGVEAALDAGLDPVKLNMVVFEHTAGYVEEMVEHVAENEGLQLQLIQYMPELTGKPEWNIDIQRVHDWLADLADEVETREMHHRRRYWVGGTSSDESSGMVEIVDPVENPQFCANCHRVRVTHEGYLKGCLNRNDDLRSMGEMTRDEIRGTFRETVENRVPYYGEYMVQGDDGEWEINDEYVEV, encoded by the coding sequence ATGTTGGAGGACGATTTCGGGCGCGAGGTCTCCGGGGTGCGGGTCTCGCTCACCGACAGGTGCAACTTCGACTGCGTCTACTGTCACAACGAGGGGTTGGGCGACACTCGCGGGCCGATGGACCCCCAGGACGACGAGATGAGCGCAGACGAAGTGGTCAGATTTCTGGAAGTCGCCCACGAGTTCGGCGTGGGCAAGGTCAAGTTCACGGGCGGCGAACCGATGCTCCGGCAAGATTTAGAGGAGATAATCCGGCGGACACCCGACGAGATGGAGGTGTCGATGACGACGAACGGAACCTTCCTGCCGGGGCGTGCGCCCGACCTCGTGGACGCCGGACTGGAGCGGGTGAACGTCTCGCAGGACGCGCTCGACCCCGAGGCGTTCGCTGAAGTTACCCAAAGCGGAGCCTACGACAAGGTCATCGAGGGCGTCGAGGCGGCGCTCGATGCCGGACTCGACCCCGTGAAACTGAACATGGTCGTGTTCGAGCACACGGCGGGCTACGTCGAGGAGATGGTCGAGCACGTCGCCGAGAACGAGGGGTTGCAGCTCCAACTCATCCAGTACATGCCCGAACTCACGGGCAAGCCCGAGTGGAACATCGACATCCAGCGCGTCCACGACTGGCTGGCCGACCTTGCCGACGAAGTCGAGACCCGCGAGATGCACCACCGAAGACGTTACTGGGTCGGCGGAACGTCGTCGGACGAGTCGAGCGGGATGGTCGAAATCGTGGACCCGGTCGAGAACCCGCAGTTCTGCGCGAACTGCCACCGCGTGCGCGTCACGCACGAAGGATACCTCAAGGGATGTCTGAATCGCAACGACGACCTCCGGTCGATGGGCGAGATGACACGCGACGAGATTCGGGGGACGTTCCGCGAGACGGTCGAGAATCGGGTCCCCTACTACGGCGAGTACATGGTGCAGGGCGACGACGGCGAGTGGGAAATCAACGACGAGTACGTCGAAGTTTGA
- a CDS encoding TRAM domain-containing protein, with protein MADRETAPVDVGERYSLEIEDLGSEGDGVARIGSFIVFVPGADLGDRVDIRIEEVGGSHAVASVVEESDSADEGRSETDE; from the coding sequence ATGGCGGACCGCGAGACTGCTCCGGTTGATGTTGGAGAGCGCTACTCGCTCGAAATCGAAGACCTCGGGAGCGAAGGCGATGGTGTCGCCCGAATCGGATCATTCATCGTGTTCGTCCCCGGCGCGGACCTCGGGGACCGCGTGGACATCCGCATCGAGGAGGTCGGTGGGAGTCACGCCGTCGCCTCCGTGGTAGAGGAGTCCGACTCGGCGGACGAGGGGCGAAGCGAAACTGACGAGTGA
- a CDS encoding Mrp/NBP35 family ATP-binding protein encodes MNESEVRDLLGEIEDPDLGDDIVSLGLVNDVSVDGDTAVISLALGAPYSPHETQIANRVREVLGDHGLDADLSARVDDDISTDEQVLPNVKNIIAVASGKGGVGKSTVAVNIAAGLSQMGARVGLFDADVYGPNVPRMVDAEEVPTATEDETMIPPEQFGVKLMSMAFLVGEDDPVIWRGPMVHKVLTQLWEDVEWGHLDYMVVDLPPGTGDAQLTLLQSVPVTGAVIVTTPQDVAIDDARKGLRMFGKHDTSVLGIAENMSTFKCPDCGGEHDIFGRGGGAKFAEDNDMPFLGSIPIDPSVRTGGDEGKPIVLDEDSDTGDAFRVLTENVANNVGVIKRRQQR; translated from the coding sequence ATGAACGAATCGGAGGTACGCGACTTACTCGGGGAAATAGAGGACCCGGACCTCGGCGACGACATCGTCTCGCTCGGTCTAGTCAACGACGTGTCTGTTGACGGCGATACCGCGGTCATCTCGCTGGCACTGGGCGCTCCCTACTCGCCCCACGAGACCCAAATCGCCAACCGCGTTCGGGAAGTCCTCGGCGACCACGGACTCGACGCCGACCTTTCGGCCCGCGTGGACGACGATATCTCGACCGACGAACAGGTTCTTCCGAACGTCAAGAACATCATCGCGGTCGCCTCGGGCAAGGGCGGCGTCGGCAAATCCACCGTCGCGGTCAACATCGCGGCCGGTCTCTCCCAGATGGGCGCGCGCGTCGGCCTGTTCGACGCCGACGTGTACGGGCCGAACGTCCCCCGGATGGTGGATGCCGAGGAAGTCCCGACGGCGACCGAAGACGAGACCATGATTCCGCCCGAGCAGTTCGGCGTGAAACTCATGAGCATGGCCTTCCTCGTTGGCGAGGACGACCCCGTCATCTGGCGCGGTCCGATGGTCCACAAGGTCCTCACCCAACTCTGGGAGGACGTGGAGTGGGGCCACCTCGACTACATGGTCGTGGACCTCCCGCCGGGGACCGGCGACGCCCAACTCACGCTTCTCCAGAGCGTCCCCGTCACGGGCGCGGTCATCGTCACGACGCCCCAAGATGTCGCCATCGACGACGCCCGCAAGGGCCTGCGGATGTTCGGCAAGCACGACACGTCGGTCCTCGGCATCGCCGAGAACATGTCCACGTTCAAGTGCCCCGACTGCGGCGGCGAACACGACATCTTCGGCCGCGGCGGCGGCGCGAAGTTCGCCGAGGACAACGACATGCCGTTCCTCGGGTCCATCCCCATCGACCCGTCGGTCCGGACCGGCGGCGACGAGGGGAAGCCAATCGTCCTCGACGAGGACAGCGACACGGGCGACGCCTTCCGCGTTCTGACGGAGAACGTCGCCAACAACGTCGGAGTTATCAAGCGACGCCAGCAACGCTGA
- a CDS encoding PKD domain-containing protein gives MSKLTLVVLTVLLVVTTTAAGTLAVNDATSANEAPLADAGLDQDVRKSATVLLDATGSRDPDGRIERYDWSIRTPAGDTVAPDCADCARTRFSPTETGRYRVTITVTDDDGATSSDTLYADVSPGEGPAVSVTGATRPTEGSEATYTATLSKGTAVLDHIVWRVNGTRIANSSLSADQTTHTVTKHFPTAGDLDVTATVYDVDGLTNASSLAVEVQSQSDSPTESPGSGTTTADRNSPQIAGDTVVTGSRPLRGRYNARLDAPTSEIASVEWRSTAGRIGSGQSLTRTWEPGDHELYAVVTYTDHSTNVATFTDGTTTVTADPRPNVSFESLDPHGSISGSVSGVDEYENLNGLRVEVDGEIVAVAGDTVRRGRHHEFGRQRTMRFAHSDFTPGQRHTVRVVATDKRGQTASTSREIVPVEDPEIVRSEFVNGPVDSYHERLDPARYAAHHVLEIDLNGVDAEEVDAEVQSRDDNLRQIKNRRVREVEETEEDRLVIHSYWAGKSPEKYRVSSHVAYLGNLFSWKKKQISIFSVTPSQPELRLNVVNDGTEEYITREHGILVNASGSFDPDGTELKYIWKYGAEPTKPDNSTAKFRSYKRAASIVEDEYDLRAKRNFDFLEYFVPDISKTTVLSEEPYADRETVRVQVKTEPYHFSKQTYYQDFSLGISVSNPEANVVEWKTVEATKSGHSDATETPYRYVGIIEVPTETLASTSPSPTVTIYNEENARKEVETDLPEIGVSETHSRDWTAATVENLSYLVERPRTREVTVDTVQTRNEYLDRGYEVDQTSEESKYVLESKVQTEAAKYETETKTFDSLRLREMFLASSNGWYASGREQSQKTTTETFSRWYPLSGNQFEQKWHDSSLWNGERTGETREERVEPAEYRTQRKYSYKNEIEKTKTMTVHRTGTRWVTKTRTRVIERCRPEFGCYNVRRTYTYRTKETYTYRTTTTYSYTVTKTETYWATSKRSPTHTFTGKARRVKISDAVYETQFEVEYKTQSTETVTRYEVARDTKVRDAVYEWQTEVTTKDYTLARKQVYAKDDWRITTEQTTTWTLVRNDGTAKLWTPIYDERSDVVRTKAVVTGTLTTRSYDPETGSVTEKREPVSNTFVYETAKSRGEIIESITDTGSGPSWCKLKVACSQSTNN, from the coding sequence ATGTCGAAGCTGACGTTGGTTGTTCTCACCGTACTCCTTGTCGTGACGACCACTGCAGCCGGAACGCTCGCTGTGAACGACGCCACGTCCGCGAACGAAGCGCCACTCGCGGACGCTGGTCTCGACCAAGACGTGAGGAAAAGTGCGACCGTCCTCCTCGACGCCACGGGGTCGCGCGACCCAGACGGTCGCATCGAGCGCTACGACTGGTCGATACGAACTCCGGCCGGTGACACCGTCGCCCCCGACTGCGCCGACTGTGCCAGAACGCGATTCTCACCGACCGAGACGGGCCGCTATCGCGTCACGATAACCGTCACCGACGACGACGGCGCGACCAGTTCCGACACGCTTTACGCCGACGTATCGCCCGGCGAAGGTCCGGCCGTCTCGGTCACGGGCGCGACGCGACCAACCGAAGGCTCTGAGGCGACCTACACCGCGACCCTCTCGAAGGGAACCGCCGTACTCGACCACATCGTCTGGCGAGTCAATGGCACCCGGATTGCGAACTCCTCGCTTTCGGCCGACCAGACGACACACACCGTGACGAAGCATTTCCCCACTGCCGGAGACCTCGACGTTACCGCGACGGTCTACGACGTCGATGGACTGACGAACGCGAGTTCGCTCGCTGTCGAAGTCCAGTCGCAGTCCGACTCACCCACTGAATCGCCGGGGTCGGGGACGACGACCGCCGACCGAAACTCGCCGCAGATAGCGGGCGACACAGTCGTCACTGGTTCGAGACCCCTCCGAGGTCGGTACAATGCTCGACTGGACGCTCCGACTAGCGAGATTGCCTCCGTCGAGTGGCGAAGCACCGCCGGTCGTATCGGGAGTGGCCAGTCGCTGACCCGGACGTGGGAACCCGGCGACCACGAACTCTATGCCGTCGTGACGTACACTGATCACTCCACCAACGTCGCCACGTTCACTGATGGGACGACAACGGTCACGGCCGACCCGCGACCGAACGTCTCGTTCGAATCGCTCGACCCACACGGTTCGATTTCGGGGAGCGTCAGCGGCGTCGATGAGTACGAGAACTTGAACGGACTTCGCGTCGAAGTCGATGGCGAAATCGTCGCCGTGGCTGGCGATACCGTACGCAGAGGTCGTCACCACGAGTTTGGCCGCCAGCGAACGATGCGTTTTGCTCATTCGGATTTCACCCCCGGTCAGCGACACACAGTACGCGTCGTCGCCACCGACAAGCGCGGCCAGACAGCCAGTACGAGTCGAGAAATCGTTCCGGTCGAGGACCCCGAAATCGTCAGGTCGGAGTTCGTCAACGGACCGGTAGACTCGTACCACGAGCGGCTTGACCCCGCTCGGTACGCCGCGCACCACGTCTTGGAAATCGATTTGAACGGTGTTGACGCTGAGGAAGTGGATGCAGAAGTACAGTCCAGAGATGATAATCTCAGACAAATAAAAAATAGACGGGTCAGAGAAGTAGAGGAGACAGAAGAAGATCGTTTAGTCATTCACAGTTACTGGGCGGGTAAATCGCCAGAAAAATATAGAGTATCCTCACACGTAGCGTATCTGGGGAACCTATTTAGCTGGAAGAAAAAACAGATATCTATATTCTCTGTAACACCAAGCCAGCCAGAACTCCGGCTAAATGTAGTCAACGACGGTACAGAGGAGTACATCACCCGCGAGCACGGCATCTTGGTAAACGCCTCGGGGTCTTTTGACCCGGACGGAACGGAACTCAAATACATCTGGAAATACGGAGCAGAGCCGACGAAACCTGACAACTCGACGGCAAAATTCCGATCTTACAAGCGAGCGGCCAGCATCGTCGAAGACGAGTACGATTTGCGAGCGAAGCGAAATTTCGACTTCTTGGAGTATTTCGTTCCGGATATATCCAAGACGACCGTTCTGAGCGAGGAACCTTACGCTGACAGAGAGACTGTTCGTGTTCAAGTGAAAACGGAACCGTACCACTTCTCGAAACAGACGTACTATCAGGACTTCTCACTGGGGATTTCGGTATCGAACCCGGAGGCAAACGTCGTCGAATGGAAGACAGTTGAGGCAACAAAAAGTGGACACTCCGACGCGACAGAGACGCCGTATCGATACGTCGGAATCATCGAAGTTCCCACCGAAACGCTCGCCTCAACCTCGCCCTCTCCGACGGTGACGATTTATAACGAAGAAAACGCTCGAAAAGAGGTTGAAACCGATCTGCCGGAGATTGGGGTTTCGGAGACTCATAGTAGGGACTGGACCGCGGCCACCGTGGAAAATCTCTCGTATCTGGTCGAAAGGCCTCGCACGAGGGAAGTGACCGTTGATACCGTTCAAACCCGAAACGAGTATCTCGACCGAGGATACGAAGTCGATCAAACCAGCGAAGAATCGAAATACGTACTCGAAAGCAAAGTTCAGACCGAGGCCGCCAAGTACGAAACTGAAACGAAAACGTTCGACAGCCTCCGACTTCGGGAGATGTTTCTGGCATCCTCAAACGGATGGTACGCTTCCGGACGTGAGCAGAGTCAGAAAACGACGACGGAAACGTTCTCCAGATGGTATCCACTCTCCGGAAACCAGTTCGAGCAGAAGTGGCATGATTCGAGTCTCTGGAACGGAGAGCGAACAGGAGAGACTCGTGAAGAACGTGTCGAGCCTGCCGAGTACCGAACTCAGCGCAAGTACAGCTACAAAAACGAGATCGAGAAGACCAAGACGATGACGGTACATCGGACTGGAACCCGATGGGTGACGAAAACTCGCACGCGTGTCATAGAGCGATGTCGTCCTGAGTTCGGCTGTTACAACGTTCGCCGAACGTACACCTATAGAACGAAGGAGACCTACACGTATCGGACGACAACGACGTACAGCTATACCGTTACGAAGACAGAAACGTACTGGGCAACATCGAAGCGCAGCCCAACGCATACGTTTACCGGGAAAGCGAGACGGGTGAAGATTTCGGACGCGGTGTACGAGACCCAATTCGAGGTCGAATATAAAACCCAGTCCACCGAAACAGTGACGCGTTACGAAGTTGCGCGTGATACCAAAGTCCGAGATGCGGTCTACGAATGGCAGACGGAAGTTACGACGAAGGACTACACGCTGGCGAGAAAGCAGGTGTATGCCAAAGACGACTGGCGGATAACGACCGAACAGACGACCACTTGGACTCTCGTCCGCAACGATGGCACCGCAAAACTGTGGACGCCGATATACGACGAGAGAAGCGACGTCGTTAGAACCAAAGCAGTCGTCACTGGAACGCTCACGACTCGGTCCTACGACCCGGAAACCGGCAGTGTCACCGAAAAGAGAGAACCCGTGTCGAATACATTCGTGTACGAAACAGCTAAAAGTAGAGGCGAGATAATAGAAAGCATAACTGATACAGGGAGTGGACCTAGCTGGTGTAAGCTGAAAGTGGCCTGTTCGCAGTCTACTAACAACTAA
- a CDS encoding 2-oxoacid:acceptor oxidoreductase subunit alpha, whose product MTNDELIWRIAGGSGDGIDSTSQNFAKALMRSGLNVFTHRHYPSRIRGGHTYVEIRAKDDPVKSRGDNYNFLLALGDSFARNPQEEAYYGNEEVKPLTENLDELREGGVIVYDSGLLDASEIENFDERVEENNWHVYDLDLRGLAKEHGREIMRNTAGVGATAALLDMDLQYIEDLMTDAMSGDVLEANLQTLEEAYESVKEDYEHTHDLRAPTGTQEAEQVLVSGSHGIAYGSLDEGCRFISGYPMTPWTDVFTIMTQHLPEMGGISEQVEDEIAAASLAIGASHAGAKAMSGSSGGGFALMSEPLGLAEMTETPIVLVESMRAGGSTGMPTKPEQGDLEHVLYTSQGDSNRVVFAPGDAAECYEQTRKAFEIAYEYQIPAIVIYDQKLSGGHQTVPEDVFDEEPNPDIGSVVTEEDLEEAVQEAGRFKRFMYDDDGERGGVSPRSLPGQKGGNYLASGNEHNEVGHISEDPDNRVLQMNRRMAKLDSIRDELAENADHQAVYGPEDAEYGILSWGSTKGVVEEAVDVLNEQGHSVKAMNVSDMMPFAADEVTAFLESVDEALVVEMNATAQFRRHVQGQLGRFGEKLYSLLKYDGNPFEPREVVSGFESRISGDADLSQYNVRIESATGD is encoded by the coding sequence ATGACTAACGACGAACTTATCTGGCGAATCGCGGGGGGTTCCGGCGACGGAATCGACTCGACGAGCCAGAACTTCGCCAAAGCGCTAATGCGCTCGGGTCTGAACGTTTTCACGCACCGACACTACCCGTCGCGCATCCGTGGCGGCCACACGTACGTAGAGATTCGGGCGAAAGACGACCCCGTAAAGTCCCGAGGAGACAACTACAACTTCCTCCTCGCGCTGGGTGACAGCTTCGCTCGCAACCCCCAAGAGGAAGCCTACTACGGCAACGAGGAGGTCAAACCGCTGACCGAGAACCTTGATGAACTTCGAGAGGGCGGCGTCATCGTCTACGACTCCGGCCTGCTCGACGCCAGCGAAATCGAGAACTTCGACGAGCGCGTCGAGGAGAACAACTGGCACGTCTACGACCTCGACCTGCGGGGTCTCGCCAAGGAACACGGCCGAGAAATCATGCGCAACACGGCGGGCGTCGGTGCCACCGCGGCGCTACTCGACATGGACCTCCAGTACATCGAGGACCTGATGACCGACGCCATGAGCGGCGACGTGCTGGAGGCCAACCTCCAGACTCTCGAAGAGGCCTACGAGTCGGTCAAGGAGGACTACGAACACACCCACGACCTGCGCGCCCCGACCGGGACGCAGGAAGCGGAGCAGGTCCTCGTCTCCGGCTCGCACGGCATCGCCTACGGGTCGCTCGACGAGGGCTGTCGGTTCATCTCGGGCTACCCGATGACCCCGTGGACCGACGTGTTCACGATTATGACCCAACACCTGCCCGAGATGGGCGGCATCTCCGAGCAGGTCGAGGACGAAATCGCCGCGGCGTCGCTCGCCATCGGTGCGAGCCACGCCGGAGCGAAGGCGATGTCCGGGTCGTCCGGCGGCGGCTTCGCGCTGATGTCCGAACCGCTCGGTCTCGCCGAGATGACCGAGACGCCCATCGTCCTCGTGGAGTCGATGCGCGCTGGCGGTTCGACCGGAATGCCGACCAAGCCCGAGCAGGGCGACCTCGAACACGTCCTGTACACCTCGCAGGGCGACTCGAACCGCGTCGTGTTCGCGCCGGGCGACGCCGCGGAGTGTTACGAGCAGACTCGAAAGGCCTTCGAAATCGCCTACGAGTACCAGATTCCGGCCATCGTCATCTACGACCAGAAGCTCTCGGGCGGCCACCAGACCGTCCCCGAGGACGTGTTCGATGAGGAGCCGAACCCCGACATCGGGAGCGTCGTCACCGAGGAAGACCTCGAAGAGGCCGTGCAGGAAGCCGGTCGCTTCAAGCGGTTCATGTACGACGACGACGGCGAGCGCGGCGGCGTCAGCCCCCGCTCGCTCCCCGGCCAGAAGGGCGGCAACTACCTCGCTTCGGGTAACGAACACAACGAAGTCGGCCACATCAGCGAGGACCCGGACAACCGCGTCCTCCAGATGAACCGTCGGATGGCCAAGCTCGACTCCATCCGCGACGAACTCGCGGAAAACGCCGACCATCAGGCAGTCTACGGTCCCGAGGACGCCGAGTACGGTATCCTCAGTTGGGGCAGTACCAAGGGGGTCGTTGAGGAGGCCGTCGATGTACTGAACGAGCAGGGCCACTCGGTGAAGGCGATGAACGTCAGCGACATGATGCCGTTCGCCGCGGACGAGGTAACCGCGTTCCTCGAAAGCGTTGACGAGGCGCTCGTCGTCGAGATGAACGCGACCGCGCAGTTCCGCCGCCACGTTCAGGGTCAGCTCGGTCGCTTCGGCGAGAAGCTGTACAGCCTGCTTAAGTACGACGGCAACCCCTTCGAGCCGCGCGAGGTCGTCTCCGGCTTCGAGAGCCGAATCAGCGGGGACGCCGACCTGAGCCAGTACAACGTCCGCATCGAATCCGCAACGGGTGACTAA
- a CDS encoding thiamine pyrophosphate-dependent enzyme, whose translation MSAFNAIGEEREIDRDEFTPEIEPQATWCPGCGDFGVLKALKQAMPEVGRTPEETLLVTGIGCSGKLSSYFKSYGFHSIHGRSLPVARAAKMANPDLEVIAAGGDGDGYGIGGNHFMHTARENHDMTYIVFDNEIFGLTKGQTSPTSPKGHKSKTQPHGSAKQPIRPLSLALTSGASYVARTAAVNPNQAKEILTEAMEHDGFAHVDFLTQCPTWNKDAKQYVPYIDVQDSDDYDFDITDRGEASEMMQKAEDALYEGEVLTGRFYHDEDRPSYQEEKQATGDMPEEPLAERYFDEDYEWERSYDLLERHK comes from the coding sequence ATGAGTGCATTCAACGCAATCGGTGAAGAGCGAGAAATCGACAGAGACGAGTTCACGCCCGAAATCGAACCGCAGGCGACGTGGTGTCCGGGCTGTGGCGACTTCGGCGTCCTGAAGGCGCTGAAGCAGGCGATGCCGGAAGTCGGCCGTACGCCGGAAGAGACCCTGCTGGTCACGGGTATCGGTTGCTCGGGCAAGCTGTCGAGCTACTTCAAGAGCTACGGGTTCCACTCCATCCACGGCCGCTCGCTACCGGTCGCTCGCGCGGCGAAAATGGCCAACCCCGACCTCGAAGTCATCGCGGCGGGCGGTGACGGCGACGGCTACGGTATCGGCGGGAACCACTTCATGCACACCGCCCGCGAGAACCACGACATGACCTACATCGTCTTCGACAACGAAATCTTCGGGCTGACGAAGGGCCAGACCTCCCCGACCAGTCCGAAGGGTCACAAGTCGAAGACCCAGCCCCACGGGAGCGCAAAGCAGCCGATTCGACCGCTCTCGCTCGCGCTGACCTCCGGGGCGTCGTACGTCGCTCGGACCGCGGCGGTCAACCCGAATCAGGCGAAGGAAATCCTGACGGAGGCGATGGAACACGACGGGTTCGCGCACGTTGACTTCCTCACGCAGTGTCCGACGTGGAACAAGGACGCCAAGCAGTACGTCCCGTACATCGACGTGCAGGACAGCGACGACTACGACTTCGACATCACCGACCGAGGAGAGGCTTCCGAGATGATGCAGAAGGCCGAGGACGCGCTCTACGAGGGCGAGGTCCTGACGGGTCGGTTCTACCACGACGAGGACCGACCGTCCTATCAGGAGGAAAAGCAGGCCACGGGCGACATGCCCGAGGAACCGCTGGCCGAGCGGTACTTCGACGAGGACTACGAGTGGGAGCGTAGCTACGACCTGCTCGAACGTCACAAGTAA
- a CDS encoding twin-arginine translocation signal domain-containing protein, which produces MERRSRRRFLQVSLAGVAAGLAGCGMPGGGEDDDEGGENGDDGESDDGGDSGEDDDGSESGEDEESSALDGDSW; this is translated from the coding sequence ATGGAACGACGCTCGCGCCGACGGTTCCTACAGGTCTCGCTCGCCGGAGTCGCCGCCGGTCTCGCCGGGTGCGGGATGCCCGGCGGTGGCGAAGACGATGACGAAGGCGGAGAGAATGGCGACGACGGAGAGAGCGACGACGGAGGCGACAGCGGGGAAGACGACGACGGAAGCGAAAGCGGCGAGGACGAAGAAAGCAGCGCGCTCGATGGCGACAGCTGGTAG
- the lrpA1 gene encoding HTH-type transcriptional regulator LrpA1 — MSTQSTEDRILSVLEEDAQASYAEIADRANVSKPTVRKYIDKLEDEGVIVGYSAEIDPKKLSSKSIALVGMDVASEKYVEATRDLKNLAEVETLYSSSGDHMLMAEVRAADGDAVGDVISEKILDIEGVTAAHPSFLQERLK; from the coding sequence ATGAGTACACAGTCCACGGAGGACCGAATTCTCTCCGTCCTCGAAGAGGACGCACAAGCGTCCTACGCCGAAATCGCCGACCGGGCGAACGTCTCGAAGCCCACGGTCCGAAAGTACATCGACAAACTCGAAGACGAGGGGGTTATCGTGGGGTATTCTGCCGAGATAGACCCGAAGAAACTCTCCAGCAAGTCCATCGCGCTCGTCGGGATGGACGTGGCCAGCGAGAAGTACGTCGAGGCCACCCGCGACCTGAAGAACTTGGCCGAAGTCGAGACGCTGTACTCCTCGTCGGGCGACCACATGCTCATGGCCGAGGTCCGGGCCGCGGACGGCGACGCCGTCGGCGACGTCATCAGCGAGAAGATTCTGGACATCGAGGGCGTGACCGCGGCGCATCCGTCGTTCCTGCAAGAGCGCTTGAAGTAG